A genomic segment from Pseudomonas mendocina encodes:
- the queE gene encoding 7-carboxy-7-deazaguanine synthase QueE: MQETLRITEIFYSLQGETRTAGLPTVFVRLTGCPLRCQYCDTAYAFSGGEIVTLDRILDQVAAYRPHYVCVTGGEPLAQPNCIRLLTRLCDAGYEVSLETSGALDVAAVDPRVSKVLDLKTPGSAEVQRNRYENIQWLTRNDQVKFVICSREDYDWAISKLIEHDLAARAGEVLFSPSHTQVEARALAEWIIADNLPVRLQLQLHKILWNDEPGH, from the coding sequence ATGCAAGAAACCCTGCGCATCACCGAGATTTTCTATTCATTGCAGGGGGAGACGCGTACCGCCGGCTTGCCGACGGTATTCGTGCGCCTGACCGGCTGCCCCCTGCGCTGTCAGTACTGTGACACCGCCTACGCCTTCAGCGGTGGCGAGATCGTCACACTGGATCGCATCCTCGACCAGGTGGCCGCCTACCGGCCGCATTACGTCTGCGTCACCGGCGGCGAGCCATTGGCCCAGCCCAACTGCATTCGCTTGCTAACCCGCCTGTGCGATGCCGGCTACGAAGTGTCGCTGGAAACCAGTGGCGCGCTCGACGTGGCGGCGGTCGATCCACGGGTCAGCAAGGTGCTGGATCTGAAGACGCCTGGCTCCGCCGAAGTGCAGCGCAACCGCTACGAGAACATCCAGTGGCTGACCCGCAACGATCAGGTCAAGTTCGTCATCTGCTCGCGCGAGGACTACGACTGGGCGATTTCCAAGTTGATCGAGCATGACCTGGCGGCCCGAGCCGGCGAGGTGTTGTTCTCACCCAGTCATACGCAGGTGGAGGCACGTGCGCTGGCCGAGTGGATCATCGCGGACAATCTGCCGGTGCGCCTGCAGTTGCAGCTGCACAAGATTCTCTGGAACGACGAGCCGGGACACTGA
- the queC gene encoding 7-cyano-7-deazaguanine synthase QueC yields the protein MNDKKAVILLSGGLDSATVVAMARAEGYACYSMSFDYGQRHRAELQAAERVARQLGVVEHKVIGLNLNGIGGSALTDSSIAVPEAPTEGIPSTYVPARNTVFLALALGWAEVLEARDIFIGVNAVDYSGYPDCRPEFVEAFERMANLATKAGVQGQSFSIRAPLQQMSKAEIIQVGMSLGVDYALTVSCYQADDDGRACGKCDSCRLRAAGFVAAGVPDATRYF from the coding sequence ATGAATGACAAGAAAGCGGTCATCCTTCTTTCCGGTGGGCTCGACTCGGCCACCGTGGTCGCCATGGCCAGGGCCGAAGGTTATGCCTGCTACAGCATGAGCTTCGATTACGGGCAGCGTCATCGTGCCGAGTTGCAGGCAGCCGAGCGCGTCGCCCGACAGCTGGGCGTGGTCGAGCACAAGGTAATCGGCCTGAACCTAAACGGTATCGGTGGCTCGGCGCTGACCGATAGCAGCATCGCCGTGCCCGAGGCGCCTACCGAAGGCATTCCTTCCACCTACGTGCCGGCGCGCAACACCGTGTTCCTGGCACTGGCGCTGGGTTGGGCGGAAGTGCTCGAAGCGCGCGATATCTTCATAGGTGTCAATGCGGTGGATTATTCAGGGTATCCCGATTGTCGCCCGGAGTTCGTCGAAGCCTTCGAGCGCATGGCCAACCTGGCGACCAAGGCGGGTGTGCAAGGGCAGAGCTTCAGCATCCGTGCGCCGCTGCAGCAGATGAGCAAGGCCGAGATCATTCAGGTAGGGATGAGCTTGGGCGTGGATTACGCACTGACCGTCTCCTGCTATCAGGCTGATGACGACGGCCGTGCGTGTGGCAAGTGCGATAGCTGCCGCCTGCGCGCCGCTGGTTTTGTCGCTGCCGGTGTGCCTGATGCAACCCGCTACTTCTGA
- the nadA gene encoding quinolinate synthase NadA, with the protein MTQISERLLVQAHLDAKQPKPLTTEEESFYRREIAAELKKQNAVLVAHYYCDPVIQALAEETGGCVSDSLEMARFGNQHPAQTVVVAGVKFMGETAKILNPEKRVLMPTLEATCSLDLGCPVDEFSAFCDQHPERTVVVYANTSAAVKARADWVVTSSCALEIVESLMDNGETIIWAPDKHLGNYIQRETGADMLLWDGACIVHEEFKSKQLLDMKALYPDAAILVHPESPQNVVELADAVGSTSQLIKAAQTLPNSTFIVATDRGIFYKMQQLCPDKTFIEAPTAGNGAACRSCAHCPWMAMNTLERVLTGLREGSGEIHVDPALIPKAIKPLKRMLDFTQAARMKVAGNA; encoded by the coding sequence ATGACGCAGATTTCCGAACGCCTTCTGGTTCAAGCCCACCTCGATGCAAAGCAGCCCAAACCGCTGACTACCGAGGAGGAGTCTTTCTATCGCCGTGAAATCGCCGCGGAGCTGAAGAAGCAGAATGCGGTGCTGGTAGCGCACTATTACTGCGATCCGGTCATCCAGGCCCTGGCCGAGGAAACCGGTGGCTGCGTTTCCGACTCTCTGGAAATGGCCCGCTTCGGCAATCAGCACCCCGCGCAGACCGTGGTGGTGGCCGGGGTCAAGTTCATGGGCGAGACGGCGAAAATCCTCAACCCGGAAAAGCGTGTGCTGATGCCGACCCTGGAGGCGACCTGTTCGCTCGATCTAGGTTGCCCGGTGGATGAGTTCTCGGCCTTCTGCGATCAGCACCCGGAGCGCACTGTGGTGGTTTACGCCAACACCTCGGCGGCGGTGAAGGCGCGTGCGGACTGGGTGGTGACCTCCAGCTGCGCGCTGGAGATCGTCGAGAGCCTGATGGACAACGGCGAGACTATCATCTGGGCCCCGGACAAGCATCTGGGCAACTACATCCAGCGCGAGACCGGTGCCGACATGCTGCTGTGGGATGGCGCCTGCATCGTGCACGAGGAGTTCAAGTCCAAGCAGTTGCTGGACATGAAAGCCCTGTACCCGGACGCCGCCATCCTGGTGCACCCGGAATCACCACAGAACGTGGTTGAGCTCGCCGACGCAGTAGGCTCCACCAGCCAATTGATCAAAGCCGCGCAGACGCTGCCGAACTCCACCTTCATCGTCGCCACCGACCGCGGCATCTTCTACAAGATGCAGCAGTTGTGCCCGGACAAGACCTTCATCGAGGCGCCGACGGCAGGTAATGGTGCTGCCTGTCGTAGCTGTGCGCACTGCCCGTGGATGGCGATGAACACGCTGGAGCGCGTGCTGACTGGGCTGCGCGAAGGTTCAGGTGAGATTCATGTCGACCCGGCGCTGATTCCCAAGGCGATCAAGCCGCTCAAGCGCATGCTCGATTTCACCCAGGCCGCACGAATGAAGGTCGCCGGCAACGCCTGA
- a CDS encoding LOG family protein — MPFEPDDYLSRHVQTSEVDLSSKVEELVALATPSNSPNLSLYREMLTTVIHMAQADRNRWDAKIMMQTLREMEHAFGVLEQLKRRRKVTVFGSARTPADHPLYRQARELGALLAHRDLMVVTGAGGGIMAAAHEGAGAESSLGFNITLPFEQTANATMRGSHHLLSFHFFFLRKLFFVKEADGLVLCPGGFGTLDEALEVLTLIQTGKSPLVPVVLLDQPGGSYWEDALGFIRRQLGDNGYILPTDLNLMHLVYSAEEAVDEIARFYRNFHSSRWLKDRFVIRLNHALNEAALAKLHADFAVLCKEGGFTQQPHCEQERDEPELCDLTRLAFAFNGRDYGRLRALLNVVNEPENWAT, encoded by the coding sequence ATGCCCTTTGAACCGGACGACTATCTGTCGCGCCACGTGCAAACCAGCGAGGTCGACCTGAGCAGCAAGGTGGAAGAACTGGTCGCTCTGGCAACCCCGAGCAACAGCCCCAACCTGTCGCTGTACCGCGAGATGCTCACCACGGTGATCCACATGGCCCAGGCGGATCGTAACCGCTGGGACGCCAAGATCATGATGCAGACCCTGCGCGAGATGGAACATGCCTTCGGCGTGCTGGAACAACTGAAACGGCGGCGCAAGGTCACGGTGTTCGGCTCGGCACGAACGCCAGCCGATCACCCCCTGTACAGGCAGGCTCGCGAGCTCGGCGCCTTACTGGCACACCGCGATCTGATGGTGGTCACCGGTGCCGGTGGCGGCATCATGGCCGCCGCTCATGAAGGCGCCGGCGCGGAAAGCAGCCTGGGCTTCAATATCACCCTGCCCTTCGAACAAACCGCCAACGCGACCATGCGCGGCAGCCATCACCTGCTGTCGTTCCACTTCTTCTTTCTGCGCAAGCTGTTTTTCGTCAAGGAGGCCGACGGCCTGGTGCTGTGCCCCGGCGGTTTCGGCACCCTCGACGAAGCGCTGGAAGTGCTGACCCTGATCCAGACCGGCAAGAGCCCACTGGTGCCCGTGGTACTGCTCGATCAACCGGGTGGCAGCTACTGGGAGGATGCATTGGGTTTCATCCGCCGGCAGCTTGGCGATAACGGCTACATCCTGCCTACCGATCTCAACCTGATGCACCTGGTCTATAGCGCCGAAGAAGCGGTGGACGAAATCGCCCGCTTCTACCGCAACTTCCACTCCAGCCGCTGGCTCAAGGATCGCTTCGTGATTCGTCTCAATCATGCGCTCAACGAGGCAGCTCTGGCCAAGTTGCATGCTGACTTCGCCGTGCTGTGCAAAGAAGGCGGCTTTACCCAGCAACCTCATTGCGAGCAGGAACGCGACGAACCGGAGCTGTGCGACCTCACGCGCCTGGCCTTCGCCTTCAATGGGCGTGACTATGGCCGCCTGCGCGCCCTGCTCAATGTGGTCAACGAACCGGAGAATTGGGCAACCTGA
- a CDS encoding MBL fold metallo-hydrolase RNA specificity domain-containing protein, whose amino-acid sequence MALLTFIGAIQQVTGSCYLVESRDGARVLLECGMHQGRRQEEDQNRSAFPFDPHSLDAVVISHAHLDHSGLLPRLVAEGYRGPIHATEASCELLELMLLDSAFLQEKDAEWENRWRARQGKPAIKPLYTVANAEQALSQRRAHAYGVQVEVAKGVQVTFHNAGHILGSAIVEMRVEDHHLHRHLVFSGDLGNTCSPLMQAPAQLNQADVLLMESTYGDRDHRASDETLEELADILQQAHREGGNVLIPSFAVGRTQDLIYYLGRFYQEGRLPQQAVFLDSPMAIRANAIYSRFHDQFASEDRAALAAKSVKRIEDWLPILRCTPTAEDSMAINRIKSGAIIIAGAGMCNGGRIVHHFKHNLWRENCHLVFPGFQAKGTLGRLIVDGADTVKVLHQRIAVKAKVHTLGGFSAHAGQSQLIDWASQFEHHPELHLVHGELEKMQALQQALHERLNWIANIPEPGEQIAL is encoded by the coding sequence ATGGCCCTGCTCACTTTCATCGGCGCAATCCAGCAAGTCACGGGCTCCTGCTATCTGGTGGAAAGCCGCGACGGCGCCAGGGTTCTGCTGGAATGCGGCATGCACCAGGGGCGTCGCCAGGAAGAAGATCAGAACCGCAGCGCCTTCCCATTCGACCCGCACAGTCTGGACGCGGTAGTGATTTCCCACGCCCACCTCGATCACAGTGGGCTACTGCCACGACTGGTCGCAGAGGGCTATCGCGGCCCGATCCATGCCACCGAGGCGAGTTGCGAACTGCTCGAACTGATGCTCCTGGACTCGGCCTTCCTCCAAGAGAAGGACGCCGAATGGGAGAACCGCTGGCGTGCACGGCAGGGCAAGCCCGCGATCAAACCGCTGTACACGGTAGCCAACGCCGAGCAGGCGCTCAGCCAGCGCCGTGCGCACGCCTATGGCGTACAGGTCGAGGTGGCCAAGGGCGTACAGGTAACCTTCCACAATGCCGGCCATATCCTCGGCTCGGCCATTGTCGAGATGCGGGTGGAGGACCATCACCTGCACCGTCACCTGGTGTTTTCGGGCGATCTGGGCAACACCTGCTCCCCGTTGATGCAGGCCCCGGCGCAGTTGAACCAAGCCGACGTGCTACTGATGGAGTCGACCTACGGCGACCGTGATCACCGCGCCAGCGACGAAACCCTGGAAGAGTTGGCCGACATCCTGCAGCAGGCCCATCGTGAAGGCGGCAACGTGCTGATCCCTTCCTTCGCCGTCGGTCGCACCCAGGACCTGATCTACTACCTCGGCCGCTTCTACCAGGAGGGCCGCCTGCCTCAGCAGGCGGTGTTCCTCGACAGCCCGATGGCCATCCGCGCCAACGCCATCTACAGCCGTTTCCATGATCAGTTCGCGAGCGAGGATCGGGCCGCACTGGCGGCCAAGAGCGTGAAACGCATCGAGGACTGGCTGCCTATCCTGCGCTGCACCCCAACCGCCGAAGATTCCATGGCGATCAACCGGATCAAGAGCGGCGCGATCATCATCGCCGGTGCCGGTATGTGCAATGGCGGTCGTATCGTCCATCACTTCAAGCACAACCTCTGGCGCGAGAACTGCCATCTGGTGTTCCCCGGTTTTCAGGCCAAGGGCACGCTTGGGCGACTGATCGTTGACGGCGCCGATACGGTCAAGGTGCTACACCAGCGCATTGCCGTAAAAGCCAAGGTACATACTCTGGGGGGCTTCTCCGCACATGCCGGTCAGTCACAATTGATCGACTGGGCCAGCCAGTTCGAACACCACCCCGAGCTGCATCTGGTCCATGGCGAACTGGAGAAGATGCAGGCGCTGCAACAGGCTCTGCACGAACGCTTGAACTGGATCGCCAACATTCCCGAACCCGGCGAGCAGATCGCCCTGTAA
- a CDS encoding quorum-sensing-regulated virulence factor family protein: MLRYILPALALSLMLPAVQAASLKEMELTRTLEQVARQSSEGTPRAINEDILDQGYTVEGHTLINHLSVREAHAGKMRGNPDTVRTQLAASVCRNPGYRSLLAQGAQLRYQFSEYRSNRPVTVEVFDKGDCGL; encoded by the coding sequence ATGCTGCGTTACATCCTCCCCGCTCTCGCGCTCAGCCTGATGCTTCCCGCTGTCCAGGCAGCCTCGCTGAAGGAGATGGAACTGACCCGGACCCTGGAGCAGGTTGCCCGGCAAAGCAGTGAAGGCACCCCGCGAGCGATCAATGAGGACATTCTTGATCAGGGCTATACCGTGGAGGGACACACGCTGATCAACCACCTCAGCGTGCGTGAGGCGCATGCCGGGAAAATGCGAGGCAACCCGGACACCGTACGCACGCAACTGGCCGCAAGTGTCTGCCGTAATCCGGGCTATCGCAGCCTCCTCGCTCAGGGCGCACAACTGCGCTATCAGTTCAGCGAGTACCGGAGTAATCGCCCGGTGACCGTCGAAGTCTTCGACAAGGGCGACTGCGGCCTCTGA
- a CDS encoding OmpP1/FadL family transporter produces MTMLFRRWPSHVMVGSLLVLPALQVQASGYHFGSQSVAAQGTAHANGAEAADPSTIFYNPAGLARLKGTQVTSGLTILLPDGDYKDKGSRDAFGNPVSGDAGEFLPDAAAAPNFYFSREINDQVTVGLGIFTPFGAKLDYKEDWAGRYGIQSASLETVTFNPSISYRFNEHHSIGFGVSAQYIKSVQRGAADVKGASRQLAGQFVDANYESTRNAADPLLGPIVGIIAGVPVPEEITSCRGVADRDGFVDCVAGNFADNVQGDGYFRVKGDDWGFGWNIGYMWEPTESTRFGVSYRSNIRHTMEGETKWSFADVQGSVPSPDTSLDGGITIPILDIYLPPTDALQKLFDEGNWVNPGDFAATRLHPNSKAKTSIDTPEMLSFSAFHQLNDKVALMADLTFTRHSRLDEVRIGIDQVAGYPYFNGVTEGDLSVKQDWKDTYKISLGMNYQYSDDLLLRTGVAYDKSPVNSTQLRHPAFPDADRYWLSFGANYKMTRDTSLDLAYSYVQFSSGKMDYRDGCSPAGWVPGAGGLYQDSGVRCTGNGGNYTGEYNTHIHFIGLALNHTF; encoded by the coding sequence ATGACAATGCTCTTTCGGCGTTGGCCATCGCATGTGATGGTCGGCAGTTTACTGGTTTTGCCCGCCCTGCAGGTGCAGGCATCCGGTTATCACTTTGGTTCGCAATCGGTGGCGGCGCAGGGTACGGCGCATGCCAACGGTGCCGAGGCGGCCGACCCCTCGACCATTTTCTACAACCCAGCAGGCCTGGCCCGGCTCAAGGGCACTCAGGTGACCTCTGGCCTGACTATCTTGCTGCCGGACGGCGACTACAAGGACAAGGGGAGTCGCGATGCATTCGGTAATCCTGTCTCGGGGGATGCGGGGGAGTTTCTGCCCGATGCCGCCGCGGCGCCCAATTTTTATTTTTCCCGCGAGATCAACGATCAGGTGACGGTTGGCCTGGGCATCTTCACTCCGTTCGGTGCCAAGCTCGACTACAAGGAGGACTGGGCCGGGCGCTATGGCATCCAGTCGGCGAGCCTGGAGACGGTGACTTTCAACCCGAGCATTTCCTACCGGTTCAACGAACATCACAGTATCGGTTTTGGCGTGTCGGCCCAGTACATCAAATCGGTTCAGCGCGGCGCGGCGGATGTAAAAGGCGCATCGCGACAACTGGCTGGGCAGTTCGTCGATGCGAACTACGAAAGTACTCGTAATGCGGCGGACCCTCTCCTGGGGCCTATCGTGGGAATCATCGCCGGTGTACCAGTCCCGGAGGAAATTACTTCCTGTAGAGGCGTTGCAGACAGGGACGGCTTCGTCGACTGTGTTGCAGGCAATTTTGCTGACAATGTTCAGGGTGACGGCTACTTCCGGGTCAAGGGCGATGATTGGGGCTTCGGTTGGAACATTGGCTACATGTGGGAGCCCACGGAGTCGACGCGCTTTGGCGTGTCCTATCGCTCCAACATTCGTCACACCATGGAAGGGGAAACAAAATGGAGCTTTGCTGATGTGCAGGGCAGTGTTCCCTCTCCAGATACTTCACTCGATGGCGGTATCACTATCCCCATCCTGGACATCTATTTACCGCCAACTGATGCCCTGCAGAAACTGTTCGATGAGGGCAATTGGGTGAACCCAGGTGATTTCGCCGCCACGCGCCTGCACCCCAATTCCAAGGCCAAAACCTCGATAGATACTCCGGAAATGCTCTCCTTCAGTGCCTTCCATCAGCTCAACGACAAGGTGGCATTGATGGCAGATCTGACCTTTACCCGGCATTCACGGCTCGACGAAGTACGCATTGGTATCGACCAGGTTGCCGGTTATCCCTACTTCAATGGCGTGACCGAGGGCGACCTGAGCGTCAAGCAGGACTGGAAGGATACCTACAAGATCTCCCTGGGCATGAATTACCAGTACAGCGATGACCTGTTGCTGCGTACCGGCGTGGCTTACGACAAGTCACCCGTCAACTCGACGCAGTTGCGCCATCCGGCATTTCCCGATGCGGATCGCTACTGGCTGTCCTTCGGCGCGAACTACAAGATGACGCGCGATACCTCGCTGGACCTTGCCTACAGCTACGTGCAGTTCTCCAGCGGCAAGATGGACTATCGTGATGGTTGCTCACCTGCTGGCTGGGTGCCTGGCGCTGGTGGTCTGTACCAGGACAGCGGCGTACGCTGCACCGGTAATGGTGGCAATTACACTGGTGAGTACAACACTCACATCCACTTCATCGGTCTGGCGTTGAACCACACCTTCTGA
- a CDS encoding tRNA-uridine aminocarboxypropyltransferase has translation MTHPAPHAVARLRAERLARSVKPFIARGSRAERCPHCRVQPTHCLCAWRPQVQASAGMCLVMHDIEALKPSNTGWLIADVVPETHAFGWTRTAVEPALLALLADPQWQPYLVFPGEYVAPQRVVEEVRLAPGKRPLFVLLDATWTEARKMFRKSPYLDALPVLSLTPAQLSRYRLRRSTRGEHLCTAEVAAMCLELAGDLRAGEALDDYLDAFSQHYLAAKRRLPLDLNDALHQRLQSYC, from the coding sequence ATGACTCATCCAGCCCCACATGCCGTCGCCCGTTTGCGTGCAGAGCGCCTGGCGCGCAGCGTAAAACCCTTCATCGCCCGCGGTTCGCGCGCCGAGCGCTGCCCCCACTGTCGGGTGCAGCCGACGCATTGCCTATGTGCCTGGCGCCCGCAGGTTCAGGCCAGTGCCGGCATGTGCCTGGTGATGCACGATATCGAGGCGTTGAAACCGAGCAATACCGGTTGGCTGATCGCTGACGTGGTGCCTGAAACTCACGCCTTCGGTTGGACGCGCACCGCTGTCGAGCCGGCGCTGCTGGCACTGTTGGCCGATCCCCAGTGGCAGCCTTATCTGGTCTTTCCCGGTGAGTACGTGGCACCGCAACGCGTGGTGGAAGAGGTGCGTCTTGCGCCCGGCAAAAGGCCGCTGTTCGTGCTGCTCGATGCAACCTGGACCGAGGCGCGCAAGATGTTTCGCAAGAGCCCCTATCTGGATGCACTGCCGGTACTCAGCTTGACCCCGGCGCAGCTGTCGCGTTATCGCCTGCGTCGCTCCACCCGCGGCGAGCACCTGTGCACTGCCGAGGTCGCCGCGATGTGCCTGGAGCTTGCGGGTGACCTGCGTGCCGGCGAGGCACTGGACGATTATCTGGACGCTTTCAGCCAGCACTACCTGGCGGCCAAACGACGCCTGCCACTGGATCTCAACGACGCTCTGCACCAGCGTCTGCAGTCGTACTGCTGA
- a CDS encoding DMT family transporter yields the protein MRSQALRADLLMLITAMIWGSAFVAQRLGMDNIGPFLYTGLRFALACLALLPVLALLQRRQQRPVAPLNRNLLIGGVIMGLALSLGINLQQVGLLFTTVTNSGFITGLYVIVVPILGLLIGQRSSAGIWLGASLAVVGMFLLSVGEGFTVASGDWLQLAGAFVWGIHVLLVGFFASRHDPLRLAFIQFATCAVISLLLAGIFETATLEGILQAAPAIFYGGLFGVAVGFTLQVVAQQHAIASHAAIILSLEAVFAAIAGALLLGEVLALRGYLGCALMFGGMLLAQLWPKPLPSELSSTTADAGAERR from the coding sequence ATGCGAAGCCAAGCCCTGCGCGCCGACCTGTTGATGCTGATTACCGCGATGATCTGGGGCAGCGCCTTCGTCGCCCAGCGTCTGGGCATGGATAATATCGGCCCCTTCCTTTATACCGGCCTGCGGTTCGCCCTCGCCTGCCTGGCACTACTGCCGGTGCTAGCCCTGTTGCAACGTCGTCAGCAACGCCCGGTCGCCCCTTTGAATCGCAACCTGTTGATCGGCGGGGTGATCATGGGCCTGGCACTGTCTCTCGGGATAAACCTGCAGCAGGTCGGCCTGCTGTTCACCACCGTGACCAACTCCGGGTTCATCACCGGGCTGTACGTGATCGTGGTACCGATTCTCGGCCTGCTGATCGGCCAGCGCAGCAGTGCAGGCATTTGGCTGGGCGCCAGTCTGGCAGTGGTCGGCATGTTCCTGCTCAGCGTCGGAGAGGGCTTCACCGTAGCCTCCGGCGACTGGCTGCAGCTTGCCGGCGCCTTCGTCTGGGGCATTCATGTGCTTCTGGTGGGGTTCTTCGCCAGCCGTCACGACCCGCTGCGCCTGGCTTTCATCCAGTTCGCCACCTGTGCAGTGATCAGCCTGCTACTGGCGGGAATCTTCGAAACCGCGACACTTGAGGGCATCCTCCAGGCCGCACCCGCCATATTCTATGGCGGCCTGTTTGGCGTAGCGGTGGGCTTTACCCTGCAGGTGGTCGCGCAGCAGCATGCCATTGCCTCGCACGCGGCGATCATCCTCTCGCTGGAGGCCGTGTTCGCCGCGATTGCCGGTGCCCTGCTACTAGGCGAAGTCCTGGCACTGCGTGGCTACCTGGGTTGTGCTCTGATGTTCGGCGGCATGCTGCTGGCTCAGCTGTGGCCCAAGCCCTTGCCGAGCGAGCTCAGCAGTACGACTGCAGACGCTGGTGCAGAGCGTCGTTGA
- the erdR gene encoding response regulator transcription factor ErdR encodes MAAYEILIADDHPLFRSALQQALTLGLGPEVRLVEAASIAELESHLAAKSDWDLVLLDLNMPGAYGFSGLVLLRGQYPQIPVVMISAQEEAAVVNRSREFGASGFIPKSSPLETLQQAVRQVLDGDTWWPPLAEESAPVSDEAKAASAGLASLTPQQFRVLTMVCEGLLNKQIAYELSVSEATVKAHVTAIFRKLGVRTRTQAALLLQQMESIPAQ; translated from the coding sequence ATGGCCGCCTACGAAATCCTGATTGCCGACGACCACCCGCTGTTTCGCAGCGCACTGCAGCAAGCCTTGACTCTGGGGCTGGGGCCTGAGGTCCGCCTGGTAGAAGCCGCCAGCATCGCCGAGCTCGAAAGCCATCTGGCCGCCAAGAGCGACTGGGACCTGGTCCTGCTCGATCTGAACATGCCGGGTGCCTACGGCTTTTCCGGTCTGGTGCTGCTTCGCGGCCAGTACCCGCAGATCCCCGTGGTGATGATCTCCGCTCAGGAAGAGGCTGCCGTGGTCAACCGCTCCCGCGAGTTCGGGGCGAGTGGGTTCATTCCCAAGTCCAGCCCGCTGGAAACCTTGCAGCAAGCTGTGCGTCAGGTGCTCGATGGCGATACTTGGTGGCCGCCGCTGGCAGAGGAAAGCGCGCCGGTCTCAGACGAGGCCAAGGCCGCCAGCGCCGGCCTTGCCAGCCTGACGCCGCAGCAGTTCCGTGTGCTGACGATGGTTTGCGAAGGCTTGCTGAACAAGCAGATCGCTTACGAATTGAGCGTTTCCGAGGCGACGGTCAAGGCGCATGTGACGGCGATCTTTCGCAAGCTGGGTGTGCGCACCCGCACTCAGGCGGCGCTGCTGTTGCAGCAGATGGAATCGATCCCCGCGCAGTGA
- a CDS encoding diacylglycerol kinase: protein MSPFKGQTGLKRILNAASYSLDGLRAAFFGEAAFRQLVLLNLVLIPSAFVLDVSRGERALMVAVCLLALIVELLNSAIEAAIDRISLERHPLSKNAKDMGSAAQFVALGMIASVWAVILLG from the coding sequence ATGTCGCCATTCAAGGGCCAGACCGGCCTGAAACGTATCCTCAACGCCGCCAGCTATTCGCTCGATGGCCTGCGCGCCGCGTTCTTCGGCGAAGCAGCCTTTCGCCAGCTGGTGTTGCTCAATCTGGTGCTGATTCCATCGGCCTTCGTTCTTGACGTCAGCCGCGGTGAGCGTGCGCTGATGGTGGCCGTCTGTCTGCTGGCGCTGATCGTCGAGTTGCTCAACTCGGCGATCGAGGCGGCCATCGACCGCATTTCTCTGGAGCGCCATCCGCTATCGAAGAACGCCAAGGACATGGGCAGCGCCGCGCAGTTCGTGGCGCTGGGCATGATCGCCTCGGTCTGGGCGGTCATCCTGCTTGGCTGA
- a CDS encoding LysR family transcriptional regulator, which produces MRFTLRQLQVFVAVAQHESVSRAAQSLALSQSATSTSLTELERQSDCQLFDRAGKRLALNALGRQLLPEAVALIDQAREIERLLGGKSGYGSLNVGATLTVGNYLATLLIGSFMQHHPECRVKLQVHNTAHVVQQIAHYELDLGLIEGDCQHPDIEVQPWVEDELVVFCAPQHPLTRRGSASLEELTHEAWILREQGSGTRLTFDQAMRHHPRNLNIRLELEHTEAIKRAVESGLGIGCISRLALRDAFRRGSLMPVETPELDLRRQFYFIWHKQKYQTAAMREFLEQCRALTAGVSRSDQIVLPPIV; this is translated from the coding sequence ATGCGATTTACCCTCAGACAACTTCAGGTATTCGTCGCCGTGGCGCAGCATGAGAGCGTATCGCGCGCAGCGCAATCGCTCGCATTGTCGCAGTCGGCCACCAGTACCTCGCTGACCGAACTGGAGCGCCAGTCCGACTGCCAGCTGTTCGATCGGGCCGGCAAACGCCTAGCGCTCAACGCGCTGGGCCGGCAATTGCTGCCCGAGGCGGTAGCGCTGATCGACCAGGCGCGCGAGATCGAACGCCTGCTGGGCGGCAAAAGCGGTTATGGCTCGCTGAACGTTGGCGCCACTCTGACGGTGGGCAACTACCTGGCCACGCTGCTGATTGGCAGTTTCATGCAACACCACCCGGAGTGCCGGGTGAAATTGCAGGTACACAACACAGCTCACGTGGTGCAGCAGATCGCGCATTACGAGCTGGATCTGGGCTTGATCGAAGGCGACTGCCAGCACCCGGATATCGAGGTACAACCCTGGGTCGAAGATGAACTGGTGGTGTTCTGCGCACCGCAGCATCCACTGACCCGGCGTGGCAGTGCCAGCCTGGAAGAGCTGACGCACGAAGCCTGGATTCTTCGCGAACAGGGCTCGGGCACACGACTGACCTTCGATCAGGCCATGCGTCATCATCCGCGCAACCTCAACATTCGCCTCGAGCTGGAGCACACCGAGGCGATCAAACGCGCAGTGGAGTCAGGCCTGGGCATCGGCTGCATTTCGCGCCTGGCGCTACGCGACGCCTTTCGCCGCGGCAGCCTGATGCCGGTGGAAACTCCGGAGCTGGATCTGCGCCGGCAGTTCTACTTCATCTGGCACAAGCAGAAGTACCAGACAGCGGCGATGCGCGAATTTCTCGAGCAGTGTCGTGCGCTGACCGCCGGCGTCAGTCGCAGCGATCAGATCGTTCTGCCGCCGATCGTCTGA